ACGGCATGATTTATTAGATACCATGCCGTCATAAGAGAAGTGTCTGACAAAGACTATATACGTCGTGCCTGCCAGAAATTTTTACGCCAGTAAACATTATCAAGAGAAGAGCGCATCACCCCGCGGCTTGTCGAGGCGTGAATGAACTGATTGTCTGTATCATATATCCCCACATGAAGACCGCTTTCACCCGATCCGGTTTTGAAGAAAACCAGGTCCCCGGGGAGAAGATCGTCTTTATCAATTTCAGTGCCAATTTCGGCCTGCTTGCGCGTTTCGCGCGGAAGCTGTAAATCAAACTTATCGCGGAACGTCATCAGAACGAAGCCGGAACAATCTACGCCGCCGCGGCTCATTCCGCCGTAGCGATAAGGCGTGCCGCGCCAGTTGCTCAGCTGATCGTTGAGGCTGGCAATGACGGTGATCGAATCTGAAAGCCGTGGGTTAGGCGGCGGCGCACGATGGCTACTGCATCCCGCAAGAAAAAGTGCGGCCATCAGGAGAAACCAGAATCGCATTTTCAGACGAATCCTCTGCTTTTTTTGTTCTTTTCGTAATTTAGCGTGCAATTGTGCTAAGAGGCAAGAAACGGTTACGTCTGCCCGGTAGAAATCAGCATCTTATGTCCCTCAATATCCAGCCTGCGGAACGACATGTTGTACGCGCGGGCAAGATGGGGCGGCGTAAGAACCCGATCCCGCGCGCCGCTGGCGATCATCTTTCCCTGCGACAGCAGCCACACCCGGTGGGCATGACGCAGGGTGTGGTTGAGGTCATGACTGCTCATCACCACGGCGATACCTTTTCGGCTCAGGGCGCTTAACAGCGTATCCAGTGCCGCCTGCTGCGCCACGTCCAGACCGCTCATGGGTTCATCGAGAAGCAGCATTCGCCCGTGAGGATTACCTGCCGGGTGGATCTGAAGAATGACCGCCGCCAGACGCACCCGCTGCCACTCTCCGCCGGAAAGCTGGCTGGCATGCCGGGACAGTTTATCTTCCAGCCCCAGGGCTGCGGCCACGTCCGTCAGCAGTGCCGTCTGTTGTTTGTCGTGCAAATGCAGCATCAGATAGTGCCAGACCGGCATCGCAAAGGGCGGCACCTGCTGCTGCACGAGGTAACTGCGCCGGTGCGCCAGCGAGACCGGTGACCAGTCGGCGAGCGTATGCTCCAGCAGCGTTATCTGCCCTTCTCCGTCGGTCATGCCTGCCATCCGTGCCAGCAGCGTGCTCTTCCCTGCACCGTTTGGCCCGACAAGATGCAGGATTTCTCCCGCATTGATGGTACCGGTTATCGGTTCCAGACGTCCCCTCTCGGCAACGTCCGTGAGCTGCATCAGCAACGACATTATTTCGCCAGCGCCAGCTTGATCGATTCCATGACGATCGGATCTTCAGGGGTCATGTCCGGCGAAAAACGCTGAACGACCTGGCCGTCGCGGCCAATCAGGAATTTTTCAAAATTCCACAGGATATCGTCCGGGTAAAGCGGCGCGCGGCCTTTGCTGGCCATGCGTTCATAAAAACCGCTTCCTTCCGGCGCAACGGCCTTCGGCGCGGCAGCGATCAGCTTCGCATACAGAGGATGGCGGTCTTCGCCGTTGACATCGATTTTGCTGAACATCGGGAACGTCACGCCATAGGTGGTGCTGCAGAAGGTTTTAATCTCCTCTTCGCTGCCCGGCTCCTGGCCCAGGAACTGGTTGCACGGGAAGCCCAGTACGGTGAAACCGTCTTTCTCCCAGGCCTTCTGAATGTTCTCCAGCTGTTCGTACTGCGGCGTCAGGCCACATTTGGATGCCACGTTGACGATAAGCAGCACGTTGCCTTTGTAGCCTTCCAGCGTGGTGTTATCGCCATCAATGGTGGTCACTTCAGTATTCAGGATATCTGACTGCATAGCATTCCCTCAGGTTGTCTTACGGCTTGTTGAATTAACGTCCAGCTTTTAATAGTAGCCAGATAAATACCGGCGCGCCCAGCGTGGCGGTCACCACGCCAATCGGCAGCTCTGCGGCCGTCAGGGCAAGCCGGGCGATGATATCAGCCACCAGCAGCGTGACGGCCCCGGCAACCGCCGAGGCCGGAAGCAGGGTCCGATGGTCCGTGAGGCCACACAGACGCAGCATATGCGGAATAACCAGCCCGATAAAACCGATCGCGCCCGCCAGAGCCACGCTGACGCCGACCAGCCAGCCAATGACGATCACCAGCACATTACGCCAGAACCCAATCGGCATGCCGAGCTGGCGGGCAGAGGTTTCACCCAGCGCGAGCATATTCAGCGGCTGCGCCTGCAGGGCAGCCCACACGATAACCGGTACCAGCAGCGCCATCAGCCAGCCCTGGTGCCAGTCAACGCCGCCAAAGCCGCCCATCATCCAGTACATCAGCTGACGCAAGTCAAAGGATGTTGAGAAGTAGACCGCCCAGGTCATCAGCGCGCTACAAATGATCCCCAGCGCCACGCCGGCAAGCAGCAGGCGGCTGGTCGATAAGTGCCGTCTGGCGAAACGAAGAAGGATCGCGGTGATTAGCAGCGCGCCGAGGATAGCGCTCAGGCTAATACTCCATCCGGAGAGTTCTCCCCCACCCAGCATCACCGCCGCAATCAGGCCTACGCCTGCGCCGTTTGACACGCCGAGCAGCCCGGGCTCCGCCAGAGGGTTATCAAACAACGCCTGCATTATGGTGCCGCACAGCGCCAGCGCGGCGCCGACCAGAACCACCGCGACGGTGCGCGGCAGGCGAATTTGCCAGACGAAGAGCTGCCCGTCAGGCCCCCACCAGCTTTCAGGCCCGATCCATCTGTCGCCCGCGCAGAGGCTCACGCCCGCGGCGACAATGAGCAACAGCACCAGCAAAAGCAGGTGACGCTTATCGGAACGGTGCTGGCGATGGGCATAATCAAGCATGTGTACGGTTTTAGTAGCGAGAGATGTAATTGATTTTACGGCGGGTTTGCCGGAGAGCGCAAAGAAAAAAGGCCGCGTGGGCGGCCTTTTTAGTTAGTTCATATTACTCTGCTTTGGGCGTTGCGTTTTCGACACGGCTTTTCAACTTCTGGCCGGGTCTGAAGGTCACCACGCGGCGGGCTGTAATGGGAATATCTTCCCCCGTCTTCGGGTTGCGGCCCGGACGTTGGTTTTTGTCTCGCAAATCAAAATTGCCAAAACCGGAGAGTTTTACCTGCTCACCATTTTCCAGAGCACGACGGATCTCTTCGAAAAACAGCTCTACCAGCTCTTTGGCATCCCGTTTGCTAAGCCCAAGCTTATCAAACAGATATTCTGACATTTCAGCTTTTGTAAGCGCCATAGGTTCAATCCCTCAATGATGCCTGGAATCGCTCTTTTAATGCCTCTACACATTTGGCGACGGTAGCGGCAATCTCCTCTTCTTCGAGTGTACGGCTGGTATCCTGAAGGATAAGGCTAATAGCGAGGCTCTTGAAACCTTCTGCTACGCCCTTGCCGCGGTACACGTCAAATAAGTTTACGCCAACTACCTGATTTACGCCAACTTTCTTACATTCGGCCAAAATATCTGCTGCAGGCACATTTTCCGCGACCACAACCGCGATATCACGGCGGTTTGCCGGGAAGCGGGAGACGTCCTGAGCCTGAGGAATAACACGGTCAGCCACCGGGTTCCATTCCAGCTCGAACACGATGGTACGGCCGTTCAGATCCAGCTTACGCTCCAGCTCAGGGTGAACAACCCCAATAAAACCAACGCGTTTGCCGTCTAAATAGATAGCTGCGCTCTGGCCCGGATGCAGAGCCGGGATAGCTTCTGCGCGGAATTCAATTTCAGATAATTTACCGGTCAGATCCAGAATCGCTTCCAGATCGCCCTTCATATCGTAGAAATCAACCGTGCCTTTTGCCAGGTCCCAGTGCTCTTCATAGCGGTTGCCGCTGATGGCGCCAGCCAGCATGAGATCCTGACGGATGCCTAAATTTGCCTGATTATCCGGTACAAAGCGCAAACCGCTTTCGAAAATTCGCACGCGGTTTTGCTGGCGATTCTGGTTATAAACGACAGTGCCCAGCAGGCCCGTCCACAGAGACAGACGCATCGCGGACATTTCGCTGGAAATTGGGCTTGGCAGGATCAGCTCCTCCTGACCCGGGTGGATCAGCTGCTGCAGCTTTGGATCAACGAAGCTGTAGGTGATCACTTCCTGGTAGCCTTTGTCGTTCAGCATGGTTTTCACGCGCTTCAGGGACAGGTCGGCTTCGCGGTGGGTGCCCATCACCAGACCTGCCTGGACAGGCTCGTCAGGGATGTTGTTGTAGCCGTAAACGCGGGCCACTTCTTCCACCAGATCTTCTTCAATTTCCATGTCGAAACGCCATGATGGCGCAACGGCTTTCCATTCGTCCTGGCCTTCGGTTACTTCACAGCCCAGACGTTTCAGGATGTCGGTTACCTGCGCATCGGCAACGTGGTGACCAATCAGGCGATCCAGCTTGCTGCGGCGCAGGGTGATGGTCGCACGCTTCGGCAGGGCCGCTTCGTTGGTGACGTCGATAACCGGGCCCGCTTCACCGCCGCAGATGTCGATCAGCAGGCGGGTCGCACGTTCCATCGCTTTGTACTGCAGTGCCGGGTCAACGCCGCGCTCGTAGCGGTGAGAGGCATCGGTATGCAGGCCGTGGCGGCGTGCGCGACCGGTGATGGAGAGCGGGCTGAAGAACGCGCATTCCAGCAGGACGTTTTGCGTCTCGTCGTTGACGCCCGAGTGCTCGCCCCCGAAGATACCGCCCATTGCCAGCGCTTTGCTGTGGTCAGCAATCACCAGGGTGTCGGCGTTCAGTTTCGCTTCGCTGCCGTCGAGCAGAACCAGGGTTTCGCCCTCTTTCGCCATGCGCACAACGATGCCGCCGTCGATACGGTCTTTATCGAACGCGTGCATTGGCTGGCCCAGCTCCAGCAGAACGTAGTTGGTCACGTCGACCACGGCGTCGATAGAGCGAATACCGCAGCGGCGCAGCTTCTCTTTCATCCACAGCGGAGTTGGCGCTTTCACGTTGATGCCTTTCACCACGCGACCGAGGTAGCGCGGGCAAGCATCCGCAGCGTCAACCTGGATAGGCAGCACGTCACTGATGGTCGCTTCAACCGGCGCGATTTCCGGCGCGTTCAGCTCAGTCTGGTTCAGCACGGCCACGTCGCGCGCCACGCCGATGATACCTAAGCAGTCGGCACGGTTTGGCGTGACGCTGATTTCGATAGTGTTGTCATCAAGCTTCAGGTATTCACGGATATCGGTGCCGATTGGCGCATCCAGCGGCAGCTCAATAATGCCGTTGTGATCGTCGGAAATACCCAGCTCGGAGAAGGAGCACAGCATGCCTTCAGACGGCTCGCCGCGCAGCTTAGCCGCTTTAATTTTGAAATCACCCGGCAGCACCGCACCGACGGTCGCCACGGCCACCTTCAGGCCCTGACGGCAGTTTGGCGCACCGCAGACGATATCCAGCAGACGGTCACCGCCCACGTTTACTTTTGTTACGCGCAGTTTGTCAGCATTCGGGTGCTGGCCGCACTCGACCACTTCGCCAACGACCACGCCGTTGAAGGCACCGGAAACCGGCTCAACGCCGTCGACTTCCAGACCTGCCATGGTGATCTGGTTAGAAAGCGCGTCGCTGTCCAGGGTGGTGTTCACCCACTCGCGTAACCACAGTTCACTGAATTTCATTGTTCTGTCCTGCCCTTATTTAAACTGTTTGAGGAAACGCAGATCGTTTTCGAAGAATGCACGTAAGTCGGTCACGCCGTAACGCAGCATGGTCAGACGCTCCATGCCCATGCCGAAGGCAAAGCCGGAGTAAACTTCCGGATCGATACCCACGTTGCGCAGCACGTTTGGATGCACCATGCCGCAGCCCAGCACTTCCAGCCATTTGCCGTTTTTACCCATCACGTCAACTTCCGCAGACGGTTCGGTGAACGGGAAGTAGGACGGACGGAAACGAACCTGCAGATCTTCCTCAAAGAAGTTGTTCAGGAAATCGTGCAGCGTGCCCTTCAGGTTGGTGAAGCTGATGTTTTTATCAACAATCAGACCTTCCATCTGGTGGAACATTGGGGTGTGGGTCTGATCGTAGTCGTTACGATAGACGCGGCCCGGCGCGATAATACGGATTGGCGGCTCCTGCTCCTTCATGGTACGGATCTGAACGCCGGAGGTCTGAGTACGCAGCAGACGCGTAGCGTCGAACCAGAAAGTGTCGTGGTCAGCGCGTGCCGGATGATGGCCAGGAATGTTCAGGGCGTCGAAGTTGTGGTAATCATCTTCGATTTCCGGGCCAGTCGCCACGGTAAAGCCGAGCTCACCGAAGAAACTTTCAATGCGATCGATGGTGCGGGTAACCGGGTGCAGACCACCGTTTTCGATACGGCGACCCGGCAGAGAAACGTCGATCGTCTCTGCGGCCAGACGCGCATTCAGCACCGCGCTTTCCAGCTCGGCTTTACGCGCGTTCAGCGCCTGCTGTACCTGCTCTTTGGCTTCGTTAATCACCGCACCTGCTGCCGGGCGTTCTTCTGCCGGCAGCTCACGCAGGGTTGTCATCTGAAGGGTCAGGTGCCCTTTCTTCCCAAGATATTCGACGCGGACATTGTCTAACGCGGCAACATCTGAGGCCTGATTAATGGCGGCTGTTGCACTGGCAACCAGCTCTGCGAGATGTGACATGATTTTCCTCATTATGTCGGTGCAGACACCGATTTGGTGGAGTTATTCTCTCAAATTCAGGCACAAAAAAAGCCTCCATCGGGAGGCTTATCTGGCGCTGTTTTTCGTTTCATCTTTCACGCGCTAGCCTCCTGAAATCAGGTGCTAAAGTAAAAGAAGAAGCGGAAAATAGCAGCATTCATGCTTGCGTTACCTTGTCTGGTAAAAACCGTTAAGACCTTATTGAAAAGCCTGGACGGATAAATGTCAATCTTCTGATGGTGTTAAATGAAAAGAGGGAGCAAAGCCCCCTCTCTCAACTGGCTTATGCCAGTGCTGCTTTCGCTTTTTCGACCAGAGCGGTGAACGCTACTTTGTCGAATACTGCGATGTCAGCCAGGATCTTACGGTCGATTTCAACAGAGGCTTTTTTCAGGCCGTTGATGAATTTGCTGTAAGAAATACCGTTCTGACGTGCTGCTGCGTTGATACGCGCAATCCACAGTTGACGGAACTGACGCTTACGCTGACGACGGTCACGGTAAGCGTACTGACCTGCTTTGATAACAGCCTGGAAGGCAACGCGGTATACGCGTGAACGCGCACCGTAGTAGCCTTTAGCTTGTTTCAAAATTTTCTTGTGACGTGCACGTGCAATTACACCACGTTTTACGCGAGCCATATGTGCTCTCCTGTATCTATATTCTTAGTAAAAAATTAAACGTTAACGGCTTATGCGTACGGCAGGCACGCGATAACCAGACCCAGATCGCCTTTAGAAACGAGGCCTTTTGGACGCAGGTGACGTTTACGCTTAGTAGATTTTTTGGTCAGAATATGACGCAGGTTTGCGTGCTTACGCTTAAATCCACCACCACCGGTTTTTTTGAAGCGCTTAGCAGCACCGCGTACGGTCTTAATTTTTGGCATCTTAATAACTTCCACTTCGCATTGTTAAATAAACGAAACATAGGCGAACAAAACCTATGAAACCCGAAGGCTCCACAGATTTTGCTGCTTGAAGGCCTTACTGTTTCTTCTTAGGAGCGAGCACCATGATCATCTGGCGGCCTTCGATCTTCGTAGGGAAGGATTCGACTACTGCCAGTTCACTCAGATCGTCACGGACGCGGTTAAGCACTTCCATACCAATCTGTTGGTGGGCCATCTCACGACCGCGGAAACGCAGTGTGATCTTGGCCTTATCGCCATCTTCCAGAAAGCGAATCAGGCTGCGGAGTTTTACCTGATAATCGCCATCGTCGGTACCAGGACGGAATTTGATTTCCTTAACCTGGATAACTTTTTGCTTCTTCTTCTGTTCCTTAGAAGACTTACTCTTTTCATAAAGGAACTTGCCGTAGTCCATGATACGACAAACTGGCGGTTCGGCGTTAGGGCTGATTTCAACTAAATCTACTCCAGCTTCTTCAGCTTTTTCGATCGCTTCTCTCAGACTCACAATCCCCAGTGGTTCACCTTCAAGATCTGTTAAGCGAACTTCCTGGGCGCGAATCTCGCCATTGATACGATTCGGACGTGCCGTTTGAACTCGTTTTCCGCCTTTAATACCTTATTCCTCCAGTTGTTGAAGACTGCGGCTGCGAATCTCTTGTTGCAGCTTCTCAATCACTTCACTTACGTCCAGGCTGCCCAGGTCTTTACCACGGCGGGTGCGAACGGCAACTTTGCCTGCTTCCACCTCTTTATCACCACAGACCAACATATACGGGACACGACGTAAAGTGTGCTCGCGGATTTTAAAGCCAATCTTCTCATTTCTCAAGTCTGCTTTTACGCGAATGCCCGCATTTTGTAGTTTCTGCGTCAATTCTTTAACGTAATCCGCCTGAGAATCGGTAATGTTCATCACCACGACCTGCACTGGCGCAAGCCAGGTTGGGAAGAAGCCAGCGAACTCTTCGGTCAGGATGCCGATGAAGCGCTCCAGAGAACCGAGAATTGCACGGTGAATCATTACCGGTACCTGACGCTCGTTGTCTTCGCCAACATAAGAGGCGCTTAAACGCTGCGGCAGGGAGAAGTCCAGCTGTACAGTACCGCACTGCCATG
This region of Enterobacter asburiae genomic DNA includes:
- the infC gene encoding translation initiation factor IF-3, giving the protein MKGGKRVQTARPNRINGEIRAQEVRLTDLEGEPLGIVSLREAIEKAEEAGVDLVEISPNAEPPVCRIMDYGKFLYEKSKSSKEQKKKQKVIQVKEIKFRPGTDDGDYQVKLRSLIRFLEDGDKAKITLRFRGREMAHQQIGMEVLNRVRDDLSELAVVESFPTKIEGRQMIMVLAPKKKQ
- the btuD gene encoding vitamin B12 ABC transporter ATP-binding protein BtuD, translated to MSLLMQLTDVAERGRLEPITGTINAGEILHLVGPNGAGKSTLLARMAGMTDGEGQITLLEHTLADWSPVSLAHRRSYLVQQQVPPFAMPVWHYLMLHLHDKQQTALLTDVAAALGLEDKLSRHASQLSGGEWQRVRLAAVILQIHPAGNPHGRMLLLDEPMSGLDVAQQAALDTLLSALSRKGIAVVMSSHDLNHTLRHAHRVWLLSQGKMIASGARDRVLTPPHLARAYNMSFRRLDIEGHKMLISTGQT
- the pheS gene encoding phenylalanine--tRNA ligase subunit alpha, producing the protein MSHLAELVASATAAINQASDVAALDNVRVEYLGKKGHLTLQMTTLRELPAEERPAAGAVINEAKEQVQQALNARKAELESAVLNARLAAETIDVSLPGRRIENGGLHPVTRTIDRIESFFGELGFTVATGPEIEDDYHNFDALNIPGHHPARADHDTFWFDATRLLRTQTSGVQIRTMKEQEPPIRIIAPGRVYRNDYDQTHTPMFHQMEGLIVDKNISFTNLKGTLHDFLNNFFEEDLQVRFRPSYFPFTEPSAEVDVMGKNGKWLEVLGCGMVHPNVLRNVGIDPEVYSGFAFGMGMERLTMLRYGVTDLRAFFENDLRFLKQFK
- the pheT gene encoding phenylalanine--tRNA ligase subunit beta, which encodes MKFSELWLREWVNTTLDSDALSNQITMAGLEVDGVEPVSGAFNGVVVGEVVECGQHPNADKLRVTKVNVGGDRLLDIVCGAPNCRQGLKVAVATVGAVLPGDFKIKAAKLRGEPSEGMLCSFSELGISDDHNGIIELPLDAPIGTDIREYLKLDDNTIEISVTPNRADCLGIIGVARDVAVLNQTELNAPEIAPVEATISDVLPIQVDAADACPRYLGRVVKGINVKAPTPLWMKEKLRRCGIRSIDAVVDVTNYVLLELGQPMHAFDKDRIDGGIVVRMAKEGETLVLLDGSEAKLNADTLVIADHSKALAMGGIFGGEHSGVNDETQNVLLECAFFSPLSITGRARRHGLHTDASHRYERGVDPALQYKAMERATRLLIDICGGEAGPVIDVTNEAALPKRATITLRRSKLDRLIGHHVADAQVTDILKRLGCEVTEGQDEWKAVAPSWRFDMEIEEDLVEEVARVYGYNNIPDEPVQAGLVMGTHREADLSLKRVKTMLNDKGYQEVITYSFVDPKLQQLIHPGQEELILPSPISSEMSAMRLSLWTGLLGTVVYNQNRQQNRVRIFESGLRFVPDNQANLGIRQDLMLAGAISGNRYEEHWDLAKGTVDFYDMKGDLEAILDLTGKLSEIEFRAEAIPALHPGQSAAIYLDGKRVGFIGVVHPELERKLDLNGRTIVFELEWNPVADRVIPQAQDVSRFPANRRDIAVVVAENVPAADILAECKKVGVNQVVGVNLFDVYRGKGVAEGFKSLAISLILQDTSRTLEEEEIAATVAKCVEALKERFQASLRD
- the rplT gene encoding 50S ribosomal protein L20; protein product: MARVKRGVIARARHKKILKQAKGYYGARSRVYRVAFQAVIKAGQYAYRDRRQRKRQFRQLWIARINAAARQNGISYSKFINGLKKASVEIDRKILADIAVFDKVAFTALVEKAKAALA
- a CDS encoding glutathione peroxidase → MQSDILNTEVTTIDGDNTTLEGYKGNVLLIVNVASKCGLTPQYEQLENIQKAWEKDGFTVLGFPCNQFLGQEPGSEEEIKTFCSTTYGVTFPMFSKIDVNGEDRHPLYAKLIAAAPKAVAPEGSGFYERMASKGRAPLYPDDILWNFEKFLIGRDGQVVQRFSPDMTPEDPIVMESIKLALAK
- the rpmI gene encoding 50S ribosomal protein L35, with the protein product MPKIKTVRGAAKRFKKTGGGGFKRKHANLRHILTKKSTKRKRHLRPKGLVSKGDLGLVIACLPYA
- a CDS encoding NlpC/P60 family protein, with amino-acid sequence MRFWFLLMAALFLAGCSSHRAPPPNPRLSDSITVIASLNDQLSNWRGTPYRYGGMSRGGVDCSGFVLMTFRDKFDLQLPRETRKQAEIGTEIDKDDLLPGDLVFFKTGSGESGLHVGIYDTDNQFIHASTSRGVMRSSLDNVYWRKNFWQARRI
- the pheM gene encoding pheST operon leader peptide PheM, coding for MNAAIFRFFFYFST
- the btuC gene encoding vitamin B12 ABC transporter permease BtuC; translated protein: MLDYAHRQHRSDKRHLLLLVLLLIVAAGVSLCAGDRWIGPESWWGPDGQLFVWQIRLPRTVAVVLVGAALALCGTIMQALFDNPLAEPGLLGVSNGAGVGLIAAVMLGGGELSGWSISLSAILGALLITAILLRFARRHLSTSRLLLAGVALGIICSALMTWAVYFSTSFDLRQLMYWMMGGFGGVDWHQGWLMALLVPVIVWAALQAQPLNMLALGETSARQLGMPIGFWRNVLVIVIGWLVGVSVALAGAIGFIGLVIPHMLRLCGLTDHRTLLPASAVAGAVTLLVADIIARLALTAAELPIGVVTATLGAPVFIWLLLKAGR
- the ihfA gene encoding integration host factor subunit alpha, which translates into the protein MALTKAEMSEYLFDKLGLSKRDAKELVELFFEEIRRALENGEQVKLSGFGNFDLRDKNQRPGRNPKTGEDIPITARRVVTFRPGQKLKSRVENATPKAE